Proteins encoded in a region of the Streptacidiphilus rugosus AM-16 genome:
- a CDS encoding transposase: MLGIDQFALRSGHVYATILMPSKPAPVVAALPDRSTDTVSAWMADRPGMEVICRDPLRLVRQGGHPGAPDAVNVAEPLPLVAQPRTAAGP; encoded by the coding sequence GTGCTGGGCATCGACCAGTTCGCCCTGCGTAGCGGCCATGTCTACGCCACCATCCTGATGCCCTCGAAACCCGCCCCCGTCGTCGCCGCGCTGCCTGACCGCTCCACCGACACCGTGTCCGCCTGGATGGCCGACCGCCCCGGCATGGAAGTGATCTGCCGCGACCCGCTCCGCCTCGTTCGGCAAGGCGGGCACCCGGGCGCACCCGACGCGGTCAACGTCGCGGAACCGCTGCCACTTGTGGCACAACCCCGCACCGCTGCGGGCCCGTAG
- a CDS encoding beta-propeller fold lactonase family protein — protein MDFLARGKGQRRMWTTALAVLGACAMMVMGILLVSPPGGGRASGVVPAGVYAYVANEGSNTVTSVATANNAVADTMNVGGFPTGVAVNPAGTRLYVADQSTNDVRVINAATDIAVGAPIPVGNGPVGVAVSPDGSHIYVSNQNADNVSVISAQTDQVIATVPVGTLPNGIAVSPDGAHVYVANSGSNNISVINTATNQATPTPIILPPGASPHAVAFSPDGKLAFVSLPGSGAAPGQVSEINTSTQTTLPNPITVGLLPEGLAVSPDGTHVYVANLGSNTVSVINPAAAATVGTPIAVGTAPHGLAVTPDGNHVYVANQGAGAVAGSVSVIDTTTNTTTGAPITAGTTPTGIVIGTVHAQTLNVTPATASAKIGSPFATPITATVTDGGGTPLAGITVTFTAPAVGAGGTFTGATNTVQVTTGTAGTVQAPAFTANNVIGSYQITAAVTGISNPAVLTYTNDPSSLVSPGTYAYVANKNSDTLSVIGMADNKVAVTIGTGASPSAVAVSPDGSRVFVANAGSGSVTAVDAITDKVTATIKTGGSPAGVAVSPDGTKAFVSDATSNSVSVIDTTTDHVTTTIPVGSVPAGLAVSPDGSELFVADSGSAAVSVINLTSSQVVNAVSVGNTPEAIAVTPTGNQIFVTNNGSNTVSVVNAATNQVSQTVTVGTGPDSVAVSPDGKRVLVANNGSNTVSVIDPTTNQITGSVPVGTPTGVAVSPDSSRTFVADSGGDSVSVLDASTNQNLASVAVGNGPSAVAVGGVMPDTVTTVAGSTPQSATVGTAFAKQLAVTVTDQNNAPAAGLTVTFVPPTTGASGSFAGNPGSNSVTTSGQGTATAPAFTANGTSGTFTVTVQVNGVLTRAAFALTNKPSPAPSPPAVTPPAPSGVSQVNLSRKVAAPGGLVTVTGQHFAPGQTALVTISGTTQSVQAVVASDGTVTASLAIYSGQQPGPHTITIRVGTTSASASVLVVQASAQPPDFVSRG, from the coding sequence ATGGACTTCCTTGCGCGGGGAAAAGGGCAGCGGAGAATGTGGACGACCGCTCTGGCCGTCCTCGGTGCCTGCGCCATGATGGTCATGGGTATCCTGCTCGTCTCCCCGCCGGGTGGCGGCCGGGCTTCCGGGGTCGTACCCGCAGGCGTGTACGCGTACGTCGCCAACGAGGGATCGAACACGGTGACTTCCGTGGCCACGGCGAACAATGCGGTGGCGGACACGATGAACGTCGGCGGCTTTCCGACGGGGGTTGCCGTCAATCCCGCCGGTACCCGCCTGTATGTGGCCGATCAGAGCACCAACGATGTCCGCGTCATCAACGCCGCCACCGACATCGCGGTCGGCGCCCCCATCCCCGTCGGCAACGGTCCGGTAGGTGTCGCGGTCAGCCCTGACGGCAGCCACATCTACGTGAGCAACCAGAACGCCGACAACGTGTCCGTCATCAGCGCTCAGACCGATCAGGTAATCGCCACCGTTCCCGTCGGCACCTTGCCCAACGGCATTGCGGTGAGCCCTGACGGCGCGCACGTCTACGTCGCCAACAGCGGCTCCAACAACATCAGCGTCATCAACACCGCCACCAACCAGGCGACCCCCACACCCATCATTCTGCCTCCGGGGGCATCTCCCCACGCTGTCGCGTTCAGCCCCGACGGCAAGCTGGCATTCGTCAGCCTGCCCGGTTCCGGTGCGGCGCCCGGACAGGTATCGGAGATCAACACCAGCACTCAGACCACCCTGCCGAACCCGATCACGGTCGGCCTCCTGCCAGAAGGCCTTGCCGTCTCCCCGGACGGCACGCACGTGTATGTCGCCAACCTCGGATCGAACACAGTTTCGGTAATCAACCCGGCCGCGGCCGCCACCGTCGGCACACCCATCGCGGTCGGCACGGCTCCCCACGGCCTGGCCGTCACCCCTGACGGCAACCACGTCTATGTGGCCAACCAAGGAGCCGGTGCTGTGGCCGGCAGCGTCTCGGTGATCGACACAACGACCAACACCACGACCGGTGCGCCCATCACGGCCGGTACGACCCCGACCGGCATCGTGATCGGCACCGTCCATGCGCAGACCCTCAACGTCACTCCCGCGACGGCGTCAGCGAAGATCGGATCGCCTTTCGCCACTCCCATCACGGCGACGGTGACGGACGGCGGCGGGACCCCGTTGGCCGGGATCACGGTCACTTTCACCGCCCCGGCGGTTGGTGCCGGCGGAACCTTCACCGGGGCGACCAACACCGTCCAGGTGACAACAGGGACGGCAGGCACCGTGCAGGCACCGGCCTTCACGGCCAACAACGTGATCGGGAGCTACCAGATCACCGCAGCGGTGACCGGAATCAGCAATCCAGCCGTTCTCACCTATACGAACGACCCCTCGAGCCTGGTCTCTCCGGGCACGTATGCCTATGTCGCCAACAAGAACTCCGACACGCTGTCGGTCATCGGCATGGCCGACAACAAAGTCGCCGTCACCATCGGAACCGGTGCGAGCCCCTCCGCCGTCGCGGTGAGCCCGGACGGCAGCCGGGTCTTCGTCGCCAACGCGGGCTCGGGCTCCGTCACGGCTGTCGACGCCATCACCGACAAGGTCACTGCGACGATCAAGACGGGTGGTAGCCCAGCCGGTGTGGCAGTGAGTCCGGACGGAACAAAGGCCTTCGTCTCCGATGCCACCTCCAACTCGGTGAGCGTCATCGACACCACCACCGATCACGTCACCACCACCATCCCTGTCGGGTCGGTCCCTGCCGGCCTGGCGGTGAGCCCGGACGGAAGCGAACTCTTCGTCGCCGACAGCGGCTCCGCCGCGGTGAGCGTCATCAACCTCACCAGCTCCCAGGTGGTCAACGCCGTCAGCGTCGGCAACACCCCCGAGGCGATCGCCGTGACCCCGACTGGCAACCAGATTTTCGTCACGAACAACGGCTCCAACACGGTCAGCGTCGTCAACGCGGCCACCAATCAGGTGAGCCAGACCGTCACCGTGGGCACGGGACCGGACTCGGTCGCCGTGAGCCCGGACGGAAAGCGGGTGCTGGTCGCCAACAACGGCTCCAACACCGTCAGCGTCATCGACCCCACCACCAACCAGATCACAGGCAGCGTTCCGGTCGGCACGCCGACCGGGGTGGCCGTGAGCCCGGACAGCAGCCGCACATTCGTCGCTGACTCAGGAGGTGACTCCGTCTCGGTGCTCGACGCCTCGACCAACCAGAACCTTGCCTCCGTGGCCGTCGGCAACGGCCCGAGTGCCGTGGCGGTCGGTGGTGTCATGCCGGACACGGTCACCACAGTCGCCGGGAGCACTCCCCAATCCGCCACTGTGGGCACGGCTTTCGCCAAGCAGCTGGCCGTCACGGTCACGGACCAGAACAACGCGCCCGCCGCAGGGCTCACGGTGACGTTCGTCCCGCCGACCACGGGAGCCTCAGGCTCGTTCGCGGGAAACCCGGGCAGCAACTCCGTGACAACGAGTGGTCAGGGAACAGCCACGGCACCGGCCTTCACCGCGAATGGCACGAGTGGCACGTTCACAGTCACGGTCCAGGTGAACGGTGTCCTCACCAGGGCCGCATTCGCTCTCACCAACAAACCCTCCCCCGCCCCCTCCCCGCCCGCAGTGACCCCTCCTGCCCCCTCCGGCGTCTCGCAGGTGAACCTGAGCCGCAAGGTGGCCGCGCCGGGCGGTTTGGTCACCGTGACCGGGCAGCACTTCGCACCCGGCCAGACAGCCCTGGTGACGATTTCCGGGACCACTCAGTCCGTCCAAGCGGTGGTGGCGAGCGATGGCACGGTGACGGCCAGTCTGGCGATCTACTCTGGCCAGCAACCCGGGCCGCACACGATCACCATCCGCGTCGGTACCACCTCGGCCAGCGCATCGGTGCTGGTGGTTCAGGCATCCGCTCAGCCACCGGACTTCGTCTCCCGTGGCTGA
- a CDS encoding HD domain-containing protein, with product MTEEYPSVRMSGAQGAPRPSAFPRARLTSPAVLSGAHTDHAFDLARCLLAREFPQRWEHSQGAAAGASRLAPILGKHSEVVRAAALLHDIGYASTVSRTGFHPLDGARYLRGLGVDQRVVSLVAHHTFALLEAELRELREPLEGEFELPPQELQDAMVYCDMTSALNGQLTTSRVRTAEILIRYGTESIVGRFITRAEPLIHAAVARVVDRLDRAGESV from the coding sequence GTGACCGAGGAGTATCCGTCGGTACGCATGTCCGGCGCGCAAGGCGCACCCCGTCCGTCCGCCTTCCCGCGGGCCCGGCTGACGAGTCCGGCTGTGCTGTCCGGTGCTCATACCGATCACGCCTTCGACCTGGCGCGTTGCCTCCTGGCGAGGGAATTCCCGCAACGGTGGGAGCACTCCCAGGGCGCAGCCGCCGGGGCTTCCCGTCTGGCCCCGATCCTGGGCAAGCACAGTGAGGTCGTTCGCGCTGCAGCCCTGTTGCACGACATCGGCTACGCGTCCACGGTGAGCCGCACAGGTTTCCACCCGCTCGACGGTGCCCGGTACCTGCGGGGCCTCGGCGTCGACCAACGCGTGGTGTCCCTCGTCGCCCATCACACCTTCGCCCTGCTGGAAGCCGAGTTGCGGGAGCTGCGGGAGCCGCTGGAGGGCGAGTTCGAACTGCCGCCGCAGGAGTTGCAGGATGCGATGGTCTACTGCGACATGACCTCGGCGCTGAACGGACAACTGACAACGTCGCGCGTCCGTACGGCGGAGATCCTCATCCGCTACGGGACCGAGAGCATCGTGGGACGGTTCATCACCCGGGCCGAACCCTTGATCCACGCGGCCGTGGCACGGGTCGTCGACCGCCTGGACAGGGCTGGGGAGTCGGTCTGA
- a CDS encoding putative bifunctional diguanylate cyclase/phosphodiesterase: MNAADRPDLPDRSGDRTAAGSKREECASVSTSLSAPTLVSVSGCIAAGVDEVDEGVAGGGGRGRDAGRHRTMNQSPPLVPGPRIDLVLRRWMRGLGERVEHALSHAPLTAVWFWTSRIAPLASVVALVVATQHPRSRALWIVAVVLLLLAGIVGTATGNTLGRLSDPLTGLRNRHGLLELADSNLKRMARRRGPGAAGATALVLLDLEGFRALNDSLGTSTGDQVLKETGQRLNRWFRETVPAPQGLRRRFRIAEERGTVARLGDDEFAVLIHHVTDPSALEQTVRGLLDELSSPYSQDAWPALALEVNAGLSYHPDDADNADALLSRADIALRHAQCRRSGFEVYDSEHDAVHSAERLGLLTELRRAMRCKELRLHYQPIVDFTGRTTALEALLRWDCAGRGPVPPNDFVPLAEASALAPDLADYVLDAAVRQATHWWRRGIYLPVAVNVSARDLTQDGFAAATLARLTRNGLPAHALELEITERLLIDDWQPAVSTLDELRREGVRISLDDFGTGYSSLVRLRSLPIDTLKLDHWFVARLAADEDDAAVVRCSVELAHLLGMRVVAEGVEDQFIWQRLRAMGVDAAQGWYISAALPPDRVPSWLQDHEAAAPARTRTRMPSLPSMPQPRTREPLPPA, encoded by the coding sequence GTGAACGCCGCCGACCGGCCAGACTTGCCCGATCGGTCCGGCGATCGGACAGCCGCAGGTTCGAAAAGGGAGGAGTGTGCGAGCGTCTCCACAAGCCTCTCCGCGCCGACACTTGTAAGCGTGAGCGGCTGCATAGCTGCCGGAGTCGATGAAGTCGATGAAGGAGTCGCCGGCGGTGGTGGCCGCGGCAGAGACGCCGGGAGGCACCGGACGATGAACCAGTCACCACCCCTGGTGCCAGGCCCCCGGATTGACCTTGTGCTGCGGCGCTGGATGCGCGGGCTCGGCGAACGCGTCGAACACGCCCTCAGCCACGCACCGTTGACCGCGGTCTGGTTCTGGACCAGCCGAATCGCCCCTCTGGCGAGCGTGGTCGCACTCGTTGTCGCCACCCAGCACCCCCGTTCCCGGGCGCTGTGGATCGTCGCAGTCGTGCTTCTGCTTCTCGCGGGCATCGTGGGCACCGCCACCGGCAACACTCTCGGCCGGCTCAGCGATCCTCTGACCGGCTTGCGCAACCGACACGGCCTCCTTGAACTCGCCGACAGCAACCTCAAGCGGATGGCCCGGCGTCGCGGGCCGGGCGCCGCCGGCGCCACTGCACTCGTCCTGCTCGACCTGGAGGGATTCCGGGCCCTGAACGACTCGCTGGGTACCAGTACCGGTGACCAGGTGCTGAAGGAGACCGGCCAACGTCTCAACCGCTGGTTCCGTGAGACTGTGCCCGCGCCGCAGGGCCTTCGACGACGTTTCCGCATCGCCGAGGAACGAGGGACGGTCGCACGCTTGGGCGACGACGAGTTCGCCGTCCTCATCCACCACGTCACCGACCCCTCAGCTCTCGAACAGACCGTCCGCGGGCTCCTCGACGAGCTGTCCTCCCCGTACTCCCAGGACGCATGGCCCGCCCTCGCCCTCGAGGTCAATGCCGGCCTGAGCTACCACCCCGATGACGCCGACAACGCCGACGCCCTGTTGAGCCGCGCCGACATCGCGCTGCGCCACGCGCAGTGCCGACGCAGCGGGTTCGAGGTCTACGACAGCGAACACGACGCCGTGCACAGTGCCGAGCGCCTGGGACTGCTCACCGAACTGCGGCGTGCCATGCGTTGCAAGGAGCTACGGCTCCACTATCAGCCGATCGTCGACTTCACCGGTCGCACCACCGCTCTCGAGGCTCTGCTGCGCTGGGATTGCGCGGGACGTGGCCCGGTACCTCCCAACGACTTCGTGCCCCTGGCCGAAGCCAGCGCCCTCGCCCCGGACCTGGCCGATTACGTCCTCGACGCCGCGGTGCGCCAGGCCACCCACTGGTGGCGGCGAGGGATCTATCTCCCCGTCGCCGTGAACGTCTCCGCGCGCGATCTCACCCAGGACGGATTCGCGGCCGCCACTCTCGCCCGCCTCACCCGCAACGGGTTGCCCGCGCACGCCCTCGAACTGGAGATCACCGAACGACTCCTGATCGATGACTGGCAGCCGGCCGTCTCCACACTCGACGAACTGCGGCGCGAGGGCGTCCGGATCTCCCTCGATGATTTCGGTACCGGCTACTCCTCCCTGGTCAGGTTGCGCAGTCTGCCGATCGACACCCTCAAACTCGACCACTGGTTCGTCGCCAGACTGGCTGCCGACGAGGACGACGCCGCAGTGGTGCGCTGCTCTGTCGAACTTGCCCATCTGCTCGGTATGCGGGTCGTCGCCGAGGGGGTCGAGGACCAGTTCATCTGGCAGCGACTGCGGGCGATGGGCGTCGACGCAGCACAGGGCTGGTACATCAGTGCGGCCCTGCCACCGGACCGGGTCCCCTCCTGGTTGCAGGATCACGAGGCCGCCGCGCCCGCTCGGACGAGGACCAGGATGCCGTCCTTGCCGTCCATGCCGCAGCCGCGCACCCGTGAGCCGCTTCCCCCCGCCTGA
- a CDS encoding TetR/AcrR family transcriptional regulator produces the protein MGRPREFDEEEILNLAMRLFWRKGYEATTMSDLVSELGLGRGSIYAAFGDKHQLFLKALDRYLQHQATLLAGALNDTAPALPQLRRLLEVLLVTDASCGPAAGCFSVNSIAELLPHDSEVAALVSRSLDNVRAAFTTQLRRAQDTGELSDAIDAAEAARLLVTLTQGIQITRKAAPGDPALTGPLDLAFHLLAGRAGAATAPTAAEPEPVA, from the coding sequence ATGGGACGACCGAGAGAGTTCGACGAGGAAGAGATCCTCAACCTCGCCATGCGCCTGTTCTGGCGCAAGGGCTACGAGGCCACCACCATGAGCGACCTCGTCTCCGAGCTGGGCCTCGGCCGCGGCTCCATCTACGCCGCCTTCGGCGACAAGCACCAGCTATTCCTCAAGGCCCTCGACCGCTATCTGCAACACCAGGCCACCCTCCTGGCCGGCGCCCTCAACGACACCGCCCCGGCCCTCCCCCAGCTGCGCCGCCTGCTTGAGGTCCTCCTGGTCACCGACGCCTCCTGCGGCCCGGCGGCGGGCTGCTTCAGCGTCAACAGCATCGCGGAACTGCTCCCCCACGACAGCGAGGTCGCCGCACTGGTAAGCCGCAGCCTCGACAACGTCCGGGCCGCCTTCACTACCCAACTCCGGCGCGCCCAGGACACCGGAGAGCTCTCCGACGCGATCGACGCGGCCGAGGCCGCGCGCCTGCTGGTCACGCTGACCCAGGGCATCCAGATCACGCGCAAGGCGGCCCCCGGCGACCCGGCCCTCACCGGTCCACTCGATCTCGCCTTCCACCTGCTGGCAGGCCGCGCCGGCGCAGCGACCGCACCCACCGCCGCCGAACCCGAACCGGTCGCGTAG
- a CDS encoding NADP-dependent oxidoreductase encodes MTDTPRTNREVHLVSRPVGEPGPENFTVVDAAIPELGEGQVLVRNTWMSVDPYMRGRMNDRTDSYIPPFALGEALSGGATGVVVESRAAATPVGTTVMHQLGWRDYAVLDATTVTPIDTSLAPAEAYLGVLGMPGLTAYAGLVEVAPVAKGDVVFVSGAAGAVGSVAGQIARQLGASRVIGSAGGPEKARKLVEDFGFDAAIDYRAGSVAEQLAAAAPEGIDVYFDNVGGEHLEAAIGAMRPLGRIALCGAISQYNATEPVPGPSNLVTAIGKQLTLKGMLVGQYFPLAPQYIQAAAGWLASGALRSEQTVFEGIDRAPDAFLGMMRGANIGKMLVHLAAA; translated from the coding sequence ATGACCGACACCCCCCGCACCAACCGCGAGGTCCACCTTGTCTCCCGGCCCGTGGGCGAGCCCGGACCGGAGAACTTCACCGTCGTGGACGCCGCGATCCCCGAGCTTGGCGAAGGACAGGTCCTGGTGCGCAACACCTGGATGTCGGTGGACCCGTACATGCGTGGCCGCATGAATGACCGCACCGACTCCTACATCCCGCCGTTCGCCCTCGGGGAGGCGCTCAGCGGCGGCGCGACCGGTGTCGTCGTGGAGTCCCGTGCCGCCGCCACCCCGGTGGGCACTACCGTCATGCACCAGCTCGGATGGCGCGACTACGCCGTCCTGGACGCGACGACGGTCACCCCGATCGACACCTCGCTGGCACCCGCGGAAGCCTACCTCGGTGTCCTCGGCATGCCGGGCCTGACCGCATACGCGGGCCTGGTCGAGGTGGCCCCCGTGGCCAAGGGCGATGTGGTGTTCGTCTCGGGTGCCGCCGGCGCCGTGGGCAGCGTGGCGGGCCAGATTGCCCGGCAGCTCGGCGCCTCGCGGGTGATCGGTTCGGCGGGCGGCCCGGAGAAGGCCCGCAAGCTGGTCGAGGACTTCGGCTTCGACGCCGCCATCGACTACCGCGCCGGCTCCGTGGCCGAGCAGCTCGCCGCGGCAGCGCCGGAGGGGATCGACGTCTACTTCGACAATGTCGGTGGCGAACACCTGGAGGCGGCCATCGGTGCGATGCGCCCGCTCGGCCGCATCGCCCTGTGCGGGGCCATAAGCCAGTACAACGCCACCGAGCCGGTGCCCGGCCCGAGCAACCTCGTCACCGCGATCGGCAAGCAGCTCACCCTGAAGGGCATGCTCGTCGGTCAGTACTTCCCCCTCGCTCCCCAGTACATCCAGGCCGCGGCCGGATGGCTCGCCAGCGGCGCGCTGCGCTCCGAGCAGACCGTGTTCGAGGGCATCGACCGGGCGCCGGACGCCTTCCTCGGCATGATGCGCGGCGCCAACATCGGCAAGATGCTGGTCCACCTCGCCGCCGCGTAA
- a CDS encoding DsbA family oxidoreductase translates to MKVEIYSDLVCPWCYIGKRRFEQALASYAGADEVEVVYRPFQLNPATPETPEPAAAAYGRKFSTDPQPIFDHLTRAAAAEGLTFRMNDAISANTLQAHRLLWFAARHNFQAEVKERLLALHFTEGGNIGGIEELTAAGAAAGLDRDEVAAFLASHEGEAEVRAELGEAAQLGISSVPTFVFDGKVAVPGAQSPELLVEILERVAAGEFDAS, encoded by the coding sequence GTGAAAGTCGAGATCTACTCGGACCTGGTGTGCCCTTGGTGCTACATCGGCAAGCGGCGGTTCGAACAGGCCCTGGCCTCCTACGCGGGGGCTGATGAGGTGGAGGTCGTGTACCGGCCGTTCCAGCTCAACCCGGCCACCCCGGAAACGCCGGAGCCCGCGGCCGCGGCCTACGGGCGTAAGTTCAGTACCGACCCCCAGCCGATATTCGACCACCTCACCAGGGCGGCGGCGGCCGAGGGCCTCACCTTCCGCATGAACGACGCGATCTCGGCCAACACCCTTCAAGCCCACCGGCTGCTGTGGTTCGCCGCCCGCCACAACTTTCAAGCGGAGGTCAAGGAGCGCCTGCTGGCGCTCCACTTCACCGAGGGTGGCAACATCGGCGGCATCGAGGAGCTCACGGCCGCCGGCGCGGCGGCCGGGCTGGACCGTGACGAAGTCGCGGCCTTCCTGGCCTCGCACGAGGGAGAGGCCGAAGTCCGGGCCGAGCTCGGCGAAGCCGCACAGCTGGGGATCTCGTCCGTGCCGACCTTCGTGTTCGACGGCAAGGTCGCCGTCCCCGGGGCCCAGAGCCCGGAGTTGCTAGTCGAGATCCTCGAACGAGTCGCCGCCGGGGAGTTCGACGCGAGCTGA
- a CDS encoding response regulator transcription factor produces MRADVMVAEDDEKQAGLVRLYLEREGHAVTVVSDGRAVLDRVRHHEPDLLVLDVMMPHLDGLEVLRVLRGEERELPVLMLTARSTEDDLLTGLGLGADDYMTKPYSPRELVARIRTLLRRTKRTTSPAGRGVSVGGLRVDPDRHEVSLDGVPVDCTPAEFRLLEAMAAEPDRVFTRQRLLEELHGFTRYVSDRTVDMHISNLRKKLEPEPRRPVRLLTVFGVGYKLTDPTTATRHHAR; encoded by the coding sequence ATGCGCGCTGATGTGATGGTCGCCGAGGACGACGAGAAACAGGCCGGTCTGGTGCGGCTGTACCTGGAACGCGAGGGACACGCGGTCACGGTGGTGTCCGACGGCCGTGCGGTGCTGGACCGGGTCCGGCACCATGAGCCCGACCTGCTGGTGTTGGATGTGATGATGCCCCACCTCGACGGTCTCGAGGTGCTGCGTGTCCTTCGCGGCGAGGAGCGGGAGCTGCCCGTGCTGATGCTGACGGCCCGGTCCACCGAGGACGACCTGCTGACCGGCCTCGGCCTGGGCGCCGACGACTATATGACCAAGCCCTACAGCCCCCGCGAACTGGTGGCCAGGATCCGCACACTGCTGCGCCGCACCAAACGCACGACGAGCCCCGCTGGCCGAGGCGTATCCGTGGGCGGGCTGCGCGTGGACCCGGACCGGCACGAGGTGTCCCTTGACGGTGTCCCCGTTGACTGCACACCCGCGGAATTCAGGCTCCTTGAGGCGATGGCGGCCGAACCCGACCGGGTCTTCACCCGGCAAAGACTCCTGGAGGAGTTGCACGGCTTCACCCGCTACGTCAGTGACCGCACCGTGGACATGCACATATCGAATCTCCGCAAGAAGCTCGAACCCGAGCCGCGCCGTCCGGTGCGCCTGCTCACCGTCTTCGGCGTCGGCTACAAGCTGACCGACCCCACGACAGCAACCCGCCATCATGCTCGCTAG
- a CDS encoding sensor histidine kinase: MLASRAHAGLLSRGGRGPRAGLPLRRSLLGRLLGVFALVAACSVAATAWLATQTTTAALRQEQGQALAGDSRIYDALIGYAATHPRWDGVDQVLRNLASQYDVRIILTTPNRQLLGDSAKNAHPDQLPARPAAVVDPLNVDLTISGAGGTPSPRAPEQIDARAVGPFRLTQSEQDQLQHRADEAAACLRGQGENPEVVEGPSGRPSIQPQAPAPDGVPEEATCPDPGLSTPTATERRALQALTGLTNACLSRQGIPGVVLNLDYTWQSVGGAADTPVAVDQSLQNQDAVASCIGTARREQLSPYVARPALLFISDPGRADGTALTLPDTARIATAAALVLLVTIGISVVTGCRLVRPLRQLTAAAQRMKSGTDTTPVTVGADNEIGRLAAAFNDMAEHRRRLEVQREALVSDVAHELRTPLSNIRGWLEATQDGLTEPNPDLIASLLEEAVQLQHIIDDLQDLAQADAGALRLHLEPVDVTDLLHQIAAVHQIQAARASITLTVSAPDDLLTLTADPIRLRQVVTNLLTNALRHTPQGGQVHLCARTDSNGPTADTCDPRARTLTLEVTDTGSGIAVQDLPRVFDRFWRADRSRSRHTGGSGLGLAIVRKLTEAHNGTVTAASEEGTGATFTLRFPL; this comes from the coding sequence ATGCTCGCTAGCCGTGCCCACGCCGGTCTGCTGTCGCGCGGTGGGCGGGGCCCGCGTGCGGGGCTGCCACTGCGCAGGAGCCTGCTGGGCCGTCTCCTCGGCGTCTTCGCCCTGGTCGCGGCGTGCTCGGTGGCGGCGACGGCTTGGCTGGCGACGCAGACCACGACGGCGGCTCTCAGACAGGAACAGGGGCAAGCCCTGGCCGGTGACTCCCGGATCTACGACGCCCTGATCGGCTACGCTGCCACCCACCCGCGGTGGGACGGCGTCGACCAGGTCCTGCGGAACTTGGCTTCGCAGTACGACGTGCGAATCATCCTGACTACGCCCAATCGCCAGCTCCTGGGAGACTCCGCGAAGAACGCCCACCCCGATCAGCTGCCCGCCCGCCCCGCAGCGGTGGTGGACCCCTTGAACGTCGACCTCACCATCTCCGGCGCCGGCGGCACACCATCGCCCAGGGCACCGGAACAGATCGATGCCCGGGCGGTCGGCCCGTTCCGGCTGACACAATCCGAGCAGGACCAGCTCCAGCACAGAGCGGACGAGGCCGCGGCCTGCCTGCGCGGCCAGGGCGAGAACCCGGAGGTGGTCGAGGGGCCGTCCGGACGCCCGAGCATCCAGCCGCAAGCCCCCGCCCCCGACGGTGTGCCCGAAGAGGCTACGTGCCCAGATCCGGGACTGAGCACCCCGACGGCGACGGAACGCCGGGCGCTCCAAGCACTGACCGGCCTGACGAATGCCTGTCTCAGCCGCCAGGGAATCCCGGGCGTCGTGCTCAACCTGGACTACACCTGGCAATCAGTCGGCGGAGCCGCGGACACGCCGGTGGCGGTCGACCAGTCGCTCCAGAACCAAGATGCTGTGGCCTCGTGCATCGGCACGGCCCGGCGCGAGCAGCTGAGCCCGTACGTCGCCCGGCCCGCCCTGCTGTTCATCAGCGACCCAGGCCGCGCGGACGGCACCGCGCTCACCCTTCCCGACACCGCGCGCATCGCCACCGCCGCCGCGCTCGTCCTCCTGGTCACCATCGGCATATCCGTCGTCACCGGATGCCGCCTGGTGCGTCCCCTGCGGCAGCTGACCGCGGCAGCCCAGAGGATGAAGAGCGGTACCGACACCACCCCTGTCACCGTCGGGGCCGACAACGAGATCGGCCGACTGGCCGCAGCGTTCAACGACATGGCCGAGCACCGCAGGCGTCTGGAGGTCCAGCGTGAAGCGCTGGTCAGCGACGTCGCACACGAACTGCGAACTCCCTTGAGCAACATCCGCGGTTGGCTCGAAGCCACTCAGGACGGCCTCACCGAACCCAACCCAGACCTGATCGCCTCGCTTCTGGAGGAAGCCGTCCAGCTCCAGCACATCATCGACGACCTCCAAGACCTCGCCCAAGCCGACGCCGGCGCCCTGCGTCTGCACCTGGAGCCGGTCGACGTGACGGACCTGCTGCACCAGATCGCCGCCGTCCATCAGATCCAGGCCGCACGCGCCAGCATCACCTTGACCGTCTCGGCGCCCGACGATCTCCTCACCCTCACAGCGGACCCCATCCGGCTACGGCAAGTGGTCACCAACCTGCTCACCAACGCCCTGCGTCACACACCGCAGGGCGGTCAAGTCCACCTGTGCGCCCGCACCGACAGCAACGGCCCGACCGCCGACACCTGCGACCCGCGGGCGCGAACCCTCACGTTGGAGGTCACGGACACCGGAAGCGGTATAGCCGTCCAGGACCTGCCCCGCGTCTTTGACCGGTTCTGGCGCGCGGACCGCTCCCGCAGCCGTCACACCGGCGGCAGCGGACTGGGGCTGGCCATCGTGCGCAAGCTCACCGAGGCCCACAACGGCACCGTCACCGCGGCCTCCGAAGAAGGCACCGGCGCCACCTTCACACTGCGGTTTCCCCTCTAG